A section of the Armatimonadota bacterium genome encodes:
- a CDS encoding 1-deoxy-D-xylulose-5-phosphate reductoisomerase, translated as MNPKRVVILGSTGSIGRQALEVAEAIPDRVRITGLGARRDAETLGEQVRRFQPEAVALSDPGAAQAFRAYVPEFRGAFQVGEGAMEWLAGWPEADLVLVALSGIAGLRPTLSAIEAGHDVALANKETLVAAGHLIRRAVAARGVRLIPVDGEHSAIFQVLEGRDPGTVARVVLTASGGPFLRRPLSSLRTVTPEEALQHPTWRMGPKVTVDSATLMNKGLEVIEARWLFDLPPDRIQVVIHPQSVVHGMVELVDGTTLVHLSPPDMRLFIQYAFTYPDRVGVSYARMDWSRPQALTFEPPDPRRFPCLGYAYEALGRGGTAPAVLNAANEVAVERFLRREMAFVEIPKAVRLALDLHDPVPDPSLEEILEADRWARALVRGL; from the coding sequence GTGAACCCGAAGCGCGTGGTGATCCTGGGTTCCACCGGTTCCATCGGCCGCCAGGCCCTCGAGGTGGCGGAGGCCATCCCGGACCGGGTGCGGATCACGGGGCTGGGAGCCCGGCGGGACGCGGAGACCCTCGGGGAGCAGGTGCGGCGTTTCCAACCGGAGGCGGTGGCCCTCAGCGATCCCGGGGCCGCGCAGGCCTTCAGGGCCTACGTGCCGGAGTTCCGGGGTGCTTTCCAGGTGGGGGAGGGGGCCATGGAGTGGCTCGCCGGGTGGCCGGAGGCGGATCTCGTGCTCGTGGCCCTCAGCGGCATCGCGGGTCTGCGTCCGACCCTGAGCGCCATCGAGGCCGGGCACGACGTGGCGCTTGCCAACAAGGAGACCCTGGTGGCCGCGGGTCACCTGATCCGTCGGGCGGTGGCGGCCCGGGGGGTTCGCCTGATTCCCGTGGACGGGGAGCACAGCGCCATCTTCCAGGTCCTGGAAGGGCGGGACCCCGGCACCGTGGCCAGGGTGGTGCTCACCGCTTCCGGAGGCCCCTTCCTGCGGCGGCCCCTCTCCTCCCTCCGTACCGTCACCCCGGAGGAAGCCCTGCAGCACCCCACCTGGCGGATGGGACCGAAGGTCACCGTGGACAGCGCCACCCTCATGAACAAGGGCTTGGAGGTCATCGAGGCCCGGTGGCTGTTCGACCTCCCCCCAGACCGGATCCAGGTGGTGATCCATCCCCAGAGCGTGGTGCACGGCATGGTGGAACTCGTGGACGGGACCACCCTCGTCCACCTCAGTCCCCCGGATATGCGGCTTTTCATCCAGTACGCCTTCACCTACCCCGATCGGGTGGGCGTGTCGTATGCTCGAATGGACTGGAGCCGTCCTCAGGCGCTCACCTTTGAGCCGCCGGACCCCCGACGGTTTCCGTGCCTCGGCTACGCGTACGAGGCCCTGGGACGAGGGGGAACGGCCCCTGCGGTGCTGAATGCGGCGAACGAGGTGGCGGTGGAGCGGTTCCTAAGGCGGGAGATGGCGTTCGTGGAGATCCCGAAGGCGGTACGGCTGGCCCTGGACCTACACGATCCCGTCCCGGATCCCTCCCTGGAGGAGATCCTGGAGGCAGACCGCTGGGCCCGGGCGCTGGTGAGGGGGC
- a CDS encoding phosphatidate cytidylyltransferase has product MLGRRLLTALTGIPIIVVGVWLGGEVLLVLVAALIVLGLWEFYTLVDLAGYAPSRAVGVVAGVALAVLAYLGERRGVLAVLAAVVLYVLSTQLSPNRGRALANAAGTILGVLYVGYFATHLLLLRQLRQGMAFTFLVFGTVWATDAAAYFVGRWLGRRKLLPQVSPNKTVEGATAGVVCGVLGALAVGMGFGIPPGMAAVAGALCSTAAVAGDLWESALKREARVKDSGTILPGHGGFLDRFDGVLFAAVVGYYVFATWTGAL; this is encoded by the coding sequence ATGCTAGGCCGACGACTCCTTACCGCGCTGACCGGCATCCCCATCATCGTGGTGGGGGTATGGCTGGGGGGGGAGGTCCTGCTGGTCCTGGTGGCGGCGCTCATCGTGTTGGGGCTCTGGGAGTTCTACACCCTCGTGGACCTCGCGGGGTACGCGCCGAGCCGGGCGGTGGGGGTGGTGGCGGGGGTTGCCCTGGCGGTCCTCGCGTACCTGGGGGAGCGACGGGGGGTACTCGCGGTCCTCGCGGCGGTGGTGCTGTACGTCCTCTCCACCCAGCTCAGTCCGAACCGCGGACGGGCTTTGGCCAACGCCGCGGGCACCATCCTGGGGGTCCTGTACGTGGGCTATTTCGCCACCCACCTGCTGCTGCTCCGGCAGCTCCGGCAGGGGATGGCGTTCACCTTCCTCGTGTTCGGAACCGTGTGGGCCACGGACGCGGCCGCCTATTTCGTGGGCCGATGGCTGGGCCGGCGTAAGCTCCTCCCCCAGGTGAGTCCGAACAAAACCGTGGAGGGAGCCACCGCGGGCGTGGTGTGCGGGGTGTTGGGGGCCCTCGCCGTGGGGATGGGGTTCGGGATCCCGCCCGGCATGGCCGCGGTGGCCGGAGCCCTCTGCAGCACCGCGGCCGTGGCGGGAGACCTGTGGGAATCCGCCCTGAAACGTGAGGCCCGGGTGAAGGACTCCGGTACCATCCTCCCCGGGCACGGGGGGTTCTTGGATCGGTTTGACGGCGTGCTTTTCGCGGCCGTGGTGGGCTACTACGTCTTCGCCACCTGGACGGGGGCCCTGTGA
- a CDS encoding isoprenyl transferase — MATASRADPTSLPDRGSVLRSLGLDPRRIPHHVAIIMDGNGRWAKARGLHRIEGHRAGREAIRRTVRAARELGLRILTLYAFSTENWRRPREEIEALCALYEQVLREETPELAAQGVQVRIIGDRTRFPPSLQEAIQYAEEATRHNDALVLVGALNYGGRAEITGAVRKIAVAIASGRLRPEEVDEAVVARHLQTHPLPDPDLIIRTAGERRLSNFLIWQCAYTELYFTPVLWPEFDRETLVAAIRDYQRRVRRYGGLDPAEFDGAPGSGC, encoded by the coding sequence GTGGCCACCGCGTCTCGCGCTGACCCGACCTCTCTCCCGGATCGTGGATCCGTCCTCCGGAGTCTGGGACTGGATCCCCGCCGCATCCCCCACCATGTGGCCATCATCATGGACGGAAACGGCCGGTGGGCCAAGGCCCGGGGGCTCCACCGGATCGAGGGACACCGGGCGGGCCGGGAGGCCATCCGTCGCACGGTCCGTGCGGCGCGGGAGCTGGGACTTCGGATTCTGACCCTGTACGCCTTCAGCACGGAGAACTGGCGGCGTCCCCGGGAGGAGATCGAAGCCCTGTGCGCCCTTTACGAGCAGGTCCTGCGGGAGGAGACCCCGGAACTCGCTGCGCAGGGAGTTCAGGTTCGCATCATCGGCGATCGCACCCGGTTTCCCCCGAGCCTCCAGGAGGCCATCCAGTATGCGGAGGAGGCCACCCGACACAACGACGCCCTCGTGCTGGTGGGAGCGTTGAACTACGGAGGGCGGGCGGAGATCACGGGGGCGGTCCGGAAGATCGCGGTGGCCATCGCCTCGGGCCGGCTCCGGCCCGAGGAGGTGGACGAGGCGGTGGTGGCCCGGCACCTCCAGACCCACCCCCTCCCGGATCCCGACCTCATCATCCGGACCGCGGGAGAGCGACGGTTGAGCAACTTCCTCATCTGGCAGTGTGCATACACGGAGCTGTACTTCACGCCCGTCTTGTGGCCGGAATTCGATCGGGAGACCCTCGTGGCGGCCATCCGGGACTACCAGCGGCGGGTGCGTCGGTACGGTGGCCTCGATCCCGCGGAGTTCGATGGCGCGCCCGGTTCGGGATGCTAG
- a CDS encoding PASTA domain-containing protein, protein MRDVLGYPLDQARAELEAEGWRVEVKQTAPPRAGRGVGCQRVIRQRLREGVVELVVSWEWYERLPPAPEGR, encoded by the coding sequence GTGCGGGACGTGCTGGGATATCCCCTGGACCAGGCCCGGGCTGAGCTGGAGGCCGAGGGATGGAGGGTGGAGGTCAAGCAGACCGCTCCGCCCCGGGCGGGACGGGGAGTGGGATGCCAGCGGGTGATCCGCCAGCGCCTCCGGGAGGGTGTGGTGGAGCTCGTGGTGAGCTGGGAGTGGTATGAGCGGCTTCCTCCGGCACCCGAAGGCCGCTGA
- the frr gene encoding ribosome recycling factor, which produces MIQEVLADARQRMQKSVEATRRELAGLRTGRAHPGLVEHIRVEYYGTPVPLNQLATITAPEPRLLVIQPWDRSALRNIEKALMQSDLGLHPTSDGNVLRVPIPPLTEERRQDLVRLARKLAEEGRVAIRNIRREARETIEELEDEGEISEDEARRAQEELQRLTDRFIEEIDALLQRKEAEILEV; this is translated from the coding sequence GTGATCCAGGAGGTTCTGGCGGATGCCCGCCAGCGGATGCAGAAGTCGGTGGAAGCCACTCGCCGGGAGCTGGCAGGGCTGCGCACGGGCCGGGCGCATCCGGGGCTGGTGGAGCACATTCGGGTAGAGTACTACGGCACCCCCGTCCCCCTCAACCAGCTGGCCACCATCACCGCTCCGGAACCGCGGTTGCTCGTCATCCAGCCCTGGGACCGGTCCGCCCTGCGGAACATCGAGAAGGCCCTCATGCAGAGCGACCTCGGCCTCCATCCCACCTCGGACGGAAACGTCCTGCGGGTGCCGATCCCGCCCCTCACGGAGGAGCGACGACAGGATCTCGTGAGGCTGGCCCGAAAGCTGGCAGAGGAGGGGCGTGTGGCCATCCGGAACATCCGTCGGGAGGCCAGGGAGACCATCGAGGAGCTGGAGGACGAGGGGGAGATCTCGGAGGACGAAGCCCGGCGTGCCCAAGAAGAGCTCCAGAGACTCACGGACCGGTTCATCGAGGAGATTGACGCCCTCCTCCAACGCAAGGAGGCGGAGATCCTGGAGGTCTAG
- the pyrH gene encoding UMP kinase, with protein MADLRYRRIVLKLSGEELSGNGREILDPRVLELVAREVKAVHELGVQVALVVGGGNIVRGGDLSRRLGIEKVTADYMGMLATVINALALQEILEGEGLATRVQSAIAMHEIAEPYIRRRAIRHLEKGRVVLFAAGTGNPYFTTDTAAALRAIEIEAGAVLMAKKGVAGVYDKDPALYPDAVLLDRLTYLEFLNRGIQQVVDATAVSLCMDNNMDIWVFRLTEPGNVERIVRGEHVGTLIGGVP; from the coding sequence ATGGCGGACCTGCGCTACCGGCGCATCGTCCTCAAGCTGAGCGGGGAGGAGCTGAGCGGGAACGGCCGGGAGATCCTGGATCCCCGGGTCCTGGAGCTGGTGGCGCGGGAGGTGAAGGCCGTTCACGAGCTGGGCGTCCAGGTGGCCCTGGTGGTGGGGGGTGGGAACATCGTCCGGGGCGGGGACCTGAGCCGTCGGCTGGGCATCGAGAAGGTCACCGCGGACTACATGGGGATGCTGGCCACGGTCATCAATGCCCTCGCCCTCCAGGAGATCCTGGAGGGCGAGGGGCTCGCCACCCGGGTGCAGAGCGCCATCGCCATGCACGAGATCGCGGAACCCTACATCCGGCGCCGGGCCATCCGGCACCTCGAAAAGGGGCGGGTGGTGCTGTTCGCCGCGGGCACGGGGAACCCTTACTTCACCACGGACACCGCCGCGGCCCTGCGGGCCATCGAGATCGAGGCGGGGGCCGTGCTCATGGCGAAGAAGGGGGTGGCCGGGGTCTACGACAAGGACCCGGCGCTCTACCCCGATGCGGTGCTGCTGGATCGGCTGACCTACCTGGAGTTCCTCAACCGGGGGATCCAGCAGGTGGTGGACGCCACCGCGGTATCCTTGTGTATGGACAACAACATGGACATCTGGGTGTTCCGGCTGACGGAGCCGGGCAACGTGGAGCGCATCGTGCGGGGGGAGCACGTGGGGACCCTGATCGGAGGGGTGCCGTGA
- the tsf gene encoding translation elongation factor Ts, protein MEAIRELRARTGAGVLDCRQALVEAQGDLERAIEILRSRGLAAAAKRSGRSAAQGVVDAYIHGNGVLGVLIEVNCETDFVARTEEFRRLVRDLAMQVAATDPKYISRDQIPPEELEREREIARSQLQETMAGKPPQALERAVEGKVEKWIEGVVLLEQPFIRDEKRKVSDVIAEVVARTGENIVVRRFCRFRVGEAS, encoded by the coding sequence ATGGAGGCCATCCGGGAACTCCGGGCCCGTACGGGTGCCGGTGTGCTGGACTGCCGTCAGGCCCTGGTGGAGGCGCAGGGGGACCTGGAGCGGGCCATCGAGATCCTGCGGTCCCGGGGGCTCGCGGCCGCCGCGAAGCGGTCGGGCCGCTCGGCGGCCCAAGGCGTGGTGGACGCTTACATCCACGGGAACGGCGTGCTGGGGGTGCTCATCGAGGTGAACTGCGAGACGGACTTCGTGGCCCGCACGGAGGAATTCCGGCGTTTGGTCCGGGACCTGGCCATGCAGGTGGCGGCCACGGACCCGAAGTACATCTCCCGGGACCAGATCCCTCCCGAGGAGCTGGAGCGGGAACGCGAGATCGCCCGGAGCCAGCTCCAGGAGACCATGGCGGGAAAGCCCCCTCAGGCCCTGGAACGGGCGGTGGAAGGGAAGGTGGAGAAGTGGATTGAGGGCGTGGTGTTGCTGGAGCAGCCCTTCATCCGGGATGAGAAGCGGAAGGTCTCGGACGTGATCGCGGAGGTGGTGGCGAGGACAGGGGAGAACATCGTGGTCCGGCGCTTCTGCCGGTTCCGGGTGGGGGAGGCCTCGTAG
- the rpsB gene encoding 30S ribosomal protein S2: protein MSVVTMKQLLEAGVHFGHQTRRWNPKMARFIFTERNGIHIIDLQKTLPLLEEAYRFVRSVTAAGDQVLFVGTKKQAQDAIREEATRAGQPYVNQRWLGGLLTNFQTIRRRVDRLRELEMRRHLGELELLPKKEQVRLLEELERLEKYLGGIKNMPKLPGAVYVVDTRKEHIAVAEARKLRIPIVAIVDTNADPDEVDYPIPGNDDAIRAVRLVTSKMADACLEGVEERRKLLGEEAVAVPPAVPVPAEEPVAAESLEEMETFDLESEMEEAFDLEEDEDL from the coding sequence ATGTCGGTCGTTACCATGAAGCAGCTCTTGGAGGCCGGGGTCCACTTCGGGCACCAGACCCGCCGGTGGAACCCCAAGATGGCCCGCTTCATCTTCACGGAGCGCAACGGGATCCACATCATCGACCTTCAGAAGACCCTGCCGCTTTTGGAAGAGGCCTACCGGTTCGTGCGCAGCGTCACCGCGGCCGGGGATCAGGTGCTGTTCGTGGGCACGAAGAAGCAGGCCCAGGATGCCATCCGGGAGGAGGCCACGCGGGCGGGTCAGCCCTATGTGAACCAGCGGTGGCTGGGGGGGTTGTTGACCAACTTCCAGACCATTCGCCGCCGGGTGGATCGCCTGCGGGAGCTGGAGATGCGAAGGCACTTGGGAGAGCTCGAGCTCCTGCCCAAAAAGGAGCAGGTGCGGCTCCTGGAGGAGCTGGAACGCCTGGAGAAGTACCTGGGCGGGATCAAGAACATGCCCAAGCTGCCGGGTGCGGTGTATGTGGTGGACACCCGGAAGGAGCACATCGCGGTGGCGGAGGCGCGGAAGCTGCGCATTCCCATCGTGGCCATCGTGGACACCAACGCGGATCCGGACGAGGTGGATTACCCGATTCCCGGAAACGACGATGCCATCCGAGCCGTGCGGCTGGTGACCAGCAAGATGGCGGACGCCTGCCTGGAGGGCGTGGAGGAACGGCGGAAGCTGCTGGGAGAGGAGGCGGTGGCGGTGCCGCCCGCGGTGCCCGTGCCCGCGGAGGAGCCCGTGGCGGCCGAGTCCTTGGAGGAGATGGAGACCTTCGATCTGGAGTCGGAGATGGAGGAAGCCTTTGACCTCGAGGAGGATGAGGATCTGTGA